The genomic segment TATCCTTCTTATCTGATGCTCCGCATCTTTATCCTTCAGCTTCCCAGCCTTCAATTTTTGATTTTTATGATGCTTGGCACATCTTTTTTATATATTCATTCTTCATTATGCTTATTTTTAGCAGGATTACCAAAGCCAAAAGACCAAAAACCCCGAGTTTCCGATGAATGAAACAGCAAAAAAAATAAGCGAGGCATTAGCCTCGCTTATTCAATGCTTTAAAACTATTAAGCTTTAGGCAAAGTAACGCCTGTCTGCCCTTGGTATTTACCACCACGATCTTTATAGGAGGTTTCACAAACTTCGTCTGATTCGAAGAACAGCATTTGAGCCACACCCTCACCCGCATAAATACGTGCAGGCAGGTTAGTTGTATTTGAAAACTCCAGCGTGACATGACCTTCCCACTCAGGTTCAAGTGGAGTCACATTCACGATAATGCCGCAACGTGCATAAGTCGATTTACCCAAGCAAACGGTCAGTACATTTCGTGGAATACGGAAGTATTCTACTGTACGCGCTAAAGCAAATGAGTTGGGTGGAATGATACAAACATCCGATTCAATATCGATAAAGCTTTTTTCGTCAAAGTTTTTCGGATCGACAATTGCAGAGTGAACATTGGTGAATACTTTAAACTCACGCGCACATCGCACGTCATAGCCATAGCTTGAAACACCATAAGAAATCAGCTTTTGACCATTTTCATCCAGACGAATCTGGTTTTCTGCATACGGTTCAATCATGCCGTGTTTTTCGCTCATTTCGCGAATCCAACGATCAGACTTAATTGCCATTGATATAATCCAAAAATCTTAAAAATAAGTAATTGCGACGTACTTTAACTGAAATTGACACTAATGAAAATAAGCGAAATTCTGACAGCTAAATTTCAGGAAATTTAGCTGCTTTTTCAGGTTTAAAGACTGAGGAGTGCTGAATAGGATAAAGGTACAGAAAAGCTCATTAAAATAATGGAAGCGGTCTTTTGTAAGTTCTTTTGATTCAGCCAGCGATTGTTTTTTCTGGCCAATAAGCTACCTAAAAAGGTCCAAAAAAATGCGATAGGAATAAGTAATGCCAAGAATGCCAGCATATAAGTCACATAATATTGACTGCTTTTCCACACCATGACCGGGAAAATAGCCGAAGCAAATAATAATGCCTTAGGATTCAGCAAAGTCGCCAAAAATAGTTCCCGTGCCCGAATCGAAATACATTGAAAATTTTCACCAAGTTCTGCGGTACGCCATAATTTTAAAGCTAAAAATAGAATATAAGCAGCACTACAGAGTTTGAGAATATGAGGTAATTCCGGTAAATAGACCGAGATTTTACCAATCAAAAAGCCCCAGAATGTAATTGCGATGAGATAGCCGAAAGCTTCTGCAGGAATAAGGCGAAAAGTTTTTCTAAATCCAACTTGAATACCTGACGATGCCAATAAAGTATTGGTTGGGCCCGGTGTTAATAGAATGGCTGCCACTAAACCAATAAATAACCATGAAATCATAGTTTGACCTCGCTCTTAGGTATTAAGCATAAAATAATCCGGTCAAATCTGCAAAAAAATAATTGTAAGAGAACATATTAAAAAAAATTATATTTTATTTTTTTTATTTATTTTCATATAATTATATAAAAATAAAAGAAAATTTTATTTCAGTCAATTTTGTCAATTTATAAAGCTATTAGCTCATCATAAAATTGCTATAAAAGTAGAAGTTTCAATAGAGTATTCGGACTTAAAATTCCTGAAATACTAGTCTCTATACCATGAAAGAAAAATTATCCAAAACCTTGAAATCATTATTTCTGGTAACCTTTGATTGAATTTTAACTAACTAAAAATCCCTGCTCTTGCGTATAAACTTTGGGCACTTCTATAGAAAGATTTGATGATGGGAGCAACTTTTACCTAACTCCTAATGATTAAATTTCCACTCTCCATTTAAGATGTCTATCTTGCTCAATTTGTTCAACATATTGATAAAGCAAAATTTCGAAAAAAATGTTATTA from the Acinetobacter sp. YWS30-1 genome contains:
- a CDS encoding LysE family translocator: MISWLFIGLVAAILLTPGPTNTLLASSGIQVGFRKTFRLIPAEAFGYLIAITFWGFLIGKISVYLPELPHILKLCSAAYILFLALKLWRTAELGENFQCISIRARELFLATLLNPKALLFASAIFPVMVWKSSQYYVTYMLAFLALLIPIAFFWTFLGSLLARKNNRWLNQKNLQKTASIILMSFSVPLSYSALLSL
- the dcd gene encoding dCTP deaminase — its product is MAIKSDRWIREMSEKHGMIEPYAENQIRLDENGQKLISYGVSSYGYDVRCAREFKVFTNVHSAIVDPKNFDEKSFIDIESDVCIIPPNSFALARTVEYFRIPRNVLTVCLGKSTYARCGIIVNVTPLEPEWEGHVTLEFSNTTNLPARIYAGEGVAQMLFFESDEVCETSYKDRGGKYQGQTGVTLPKA